The following coding sequences are from one Schizosaccharomyces osmophilus chromosome 1, complete sequence window:
- the hsp104 gene encoding heat shock protein, disaggregase Hsp104, with protein MADYQFTDKAAKTLSDAYGLAQSYGHSQLSTVHLAAVLLSEADTNGTSLLRTIVEKAGGDGQKFERSITSRLVRLPAQDPPPEQISFAPETAKLLRNAHELQKTQKDSYIAQDHFIAAFIKDDIVKSLLTDVGVTPKSFEFAVNNLRGNKRIDSKNAEEGFDALNKYTIDLTELARNGQLDPVIGREDEIRRAIRVLSRRTKNNPVLIGEPGVGKTSIAEGLASRIIDSDVPANLASCKLLSLDVGSLVAGSKFRGEFEERVKAVLKEIEDSETPIILFVDEMHLLMGAGSGEGSMDAANLLKPMLARGKLHCIGATTLGEYKKYIEKDAAFERRFQIILVKEPSIEDTISILRGLKEKYEVHHGVTISDRALVSSAHLASRYLTARRLPDSAIDLVDEAAAAVRVTRESQPEVLDNLERKLRQLRVEIRALEREKDEVSRERLKAARKEAADVEEETRPIREKYELEKSRGSELQDAKRRLDELKAKAADAERRNDFTLAADLKYYGIPDLHKRIEFLEQQKKAADADAMANAQPGSEPLLIDVVGPDQINEIVARWTGIPVTRLKTTEKERLLRMERVLGKQVIGQKEAVSAVANAIRLSRAGLSDPNQPIASFLFCGPSGTGKTLLTKALAGFLFDDESAMIRIDMSEYMEKHSVSRLIGAPPGYVGHEAGGQLTEQLRRRPYSVILFDEVEKAAPDVLTVLLQVLDEGRITSGQGQVVDARNSVIIMTSNLGAEYLTTDQEDDTGKVDASTREMVLNTIRGFFRPEFLNRISSTVIFNRLRRADIRSIVNNRVMEVQKRLQSNHRSIEIDVSEEAKDLLGSAGYSPAYGARPLNRVIQNQVLNPMAVLILNGQLRDKEVVHITAKNGKIVVLPNHELPNETSADVDMDDMDEVDEELE; from the coding sequence atgGCCGATTATCAATTTACCGATAAAGCTGCAAAGACACTTTCGGATGCCTATGGATTAGCTCAATCTTATGGACACTCTCAACTGTCAACTGTTCATCTCGCAGCCGTCTTACTCTCTGAGGCAGACACAAACGGAACATCACTTTTACGGACCATTGTCGAAAAAGCCGGTGGTGATGGCCAAAAGTTTGAACGCAGTATTACAAGCCGACTCGTCCGTCTGCCTGCGCAAGATCCTCCACCGGAACAAATTTCCTTTGCTCCGGAAACTGCGAAGCTATTACGAAATGCACATgaacttcaaaaaaccCAAAAGGATTCTTACATTGCTCAGGATCACTTTATCGCTGCTTTCATTAAGGACGATATTGTCAAATCTCTTTTGACTGACGTTGGTGTCACTCCCAAGTCCTTTGAATTTGCTGTGAATAATCTTCGCGGAAACAAGAGAATTGACTCGAAAAACGCTGAAGAAGGTTTTGATGCCctaaataaatatactATCGATTTGACCGAACTCGCTCGTAACGGTCAGTTGGACCCTGTCATCGGTCGTGAAGACGAAATTCGCCGTGCCATTCGTGTCCTTTCCCGCCGAACTAAAAACAACCCAGTCTTAATTGGTGAACCAGGTGTTGGTAAGACCTCTATTGCGGAAGGTCTTGCTAGTCGTATCATTGACTCTGATGTTCCTGCCAACCTGGCTTCCTGCAAACTCCTTAGTCTTGATGTTGGTAGCTTGGTTGCTGGTTCCAAGTTCCGTGGTGAATTTGAGGAAAGAGTCAAGGCTGTTCTAAAGGAAATCGAGGACAGCGAAACTCCCATCATTCTCTTCGTTGATGAAATGCATCTCCTAATGGGTGCTGGCAGCGGTGAAGGTAGTATGGATGCTGCTAACCTTCTGAAGCCCATGCTTGCGCGTGGTAAATTGCACTGCATTGGTGCAACTACCTTGGGTGAATATAAGAAATATATCGAAAAGGATGCTGCCTTTGAACGAAGATTTCAAATCATCCTGGTTAAGGAGCCTTCAATTGAGGACACCATCTCCATTCTTCGTGGATTAAAGGAGAAATACGAGGTTCATCATGGTGTCACTATTTCCGATCGTGCCCTCGTTTCTTCGGCTCATCTCGCTTCACGCTACCTGACAGCCCGTCGCCTTCCCGACTCTGCTATTGATCTTGTGGACGAAGCAGCGGCCGCTGTCCGTGTTACTCGTGAGTCTCAACCAGAGGTTCTTGACAACCTTGAGCGCAAGCTTCGTCAACTTCGAGTTGAAATTCGTGCTTTGGAACGTGAAAAGGATGAGGTTTCCCGTGAACGCCTTAAGGCCGCTCGGAAAGAAGCTGCTGATGTAGAGGAAGAGACTCGCCCAATTCGCGAAAAATACGAACTTGAGAAGTCTCGTGGTAGCGAACTTCAAGATGCTAAACGCCGTCTTGATGAGCTCAAAGCCAAGGCTGCTGATGCAGAACGCCGTAACGATTTTACTCTAGCAGCTGACTTGAAATATTACGGTATCCCTGATCTCCATAAGCGCATCGAGTTTTTGgaacaacaaaagaaggctGCTGATGCGGATGCTATGGCCAATGCTCAACCTGGTTCCGAACCTTTGTTAATTGATGTCGTTGGACCAGATCAAATTAACGAGATTGTGGCCCGCTGGACTGGTATTCCTGTCACCAGGCTTAAGACAACTGAAAAGGAGCGACTTTTGAGAATGGAGCGCGTCTTGGGTAAACAAGTTATTGGCCAGAAGGAGGCTGTTTCCGCCGTAGCCAATGCTATTCGCTTATCGCGCGCTGGCTTGTCTGATCCCAACCAACCTAtagcttcatttttattttgcgGCCCTTCAGGTACCGGTAAAACATTGCTTACGAAAGCATTGGCTGGATTCTTGTTTGATGATGAAAGTGCAATGATTCGTATTGATATGTCAGAATATATGGAGAAGCATTCGGTCTCCAGATTGATTGGTGCTCCACCTGGTTATGTCGGTCACGAAGCCGGAGGTCAATTGACTGAACAGCTTCGTCGTCGTCCTTACTCTGTCATCTTGTTTGATGAAGTAGAAAAGGCTGCTCCTGATGTTCTAACTGTCCTTTTACAGGTTTTAGATGAAGGTAGAATTACTAGCGGCCAAGGACAAGTTGTGGATGCTAGAAATTCTGTCATTATCATGACCTCTAATTTGGGAGCCGAATATTTGACTACTGATCAGGAAGACGATACTGGGAAGGTTGATGCCTCAACTCGTGAAATGGTTTTGAATACGATTCGCGGATTTTTCCGACCCGAATTTTTGAACCGTATTTCTTCAACTGTGATATTCAACCGTCTTCGTCGTGCCGATATTCGAAGTATTGTCAACAACAGGGTGATGGAAGTGCAAAAGAGGTTGCAAAGTAATCATCGCTCGATTGAGATTGATGTCAGCGAAGAAGCCAAGGACTTATTGGGTAGTGCTGGTTACTCTCCTGCATACGGCGCTCGTCCATTGAACCGTGTCATTCAAAATCAAGTCTTGAATCCTATGGCTGTTCTTATTTTGAATGGTCAACTACGCGACAAAGAAGTGGTACATATCACAGCTAAAAATGGCAAAATTGTTGTATTGCCTAATCACGAATTGCCAAATGAAACTTCAGCAGACGTTGACATGGATGATATGGATGAagttgatgaagaattggaGTAG
- the sir2 gene encoding histone deacetylase, Sirtuin family, NAD-dependent Sir2, translating into MSFSPVEDLHATPKEVNSEDKNDVETASTSSISSSASLLVDIMCGSKDDEDSEAESDEWDRPAVDDDEVIKQREEIIKSLRILGYPAFLEKHVFEQQVPIRLILKKLGISLPTALDDFEDLDLLPLLKEVLKREASRRLKLPQYNTIDDVVKQLHKAKNVVVLVGAGISTSLGILDFRSDNGFYARLAQHGLSEPSEMFDIHTFREEPGIFYTFAKELLPETHHYSPSHAFIRLLEQKNKLSTLFTQNIDNLERETGLSEEKVVQCHGSFATATCIQCKHKVEGSLLYDDIRNQRLSYCTECNKPPVKKRKLTSASDRAFSDVYNGENEKEEEEEDIPQAGVMKPDITFFGEALPDQFFEKVGSGDLEKTDLLICIGTSLKVAPVSELISLVPASTPQIYISRTPVRHTQFDVNFISPFCDWVIVELCKRAGWLEDLEKLCNEPKCHTGAKNRAWNTSLDVRFHEPSTYYIKSKAEAEAEALCKERENVPGETENVYKDSIESDTNQTV; encoded by the exons ATGAGTTTCTCTCCTGTAGAAGATTTGCATGCTACTCCAAAAGAAGTCAATTCTGAAGATAAGAATGATGTAGAGACAGCGAGTACATCTAGCATTTCTTCAAGTGCCAGTCTTCTAGTGGATATTATGTGTGGCAGCAAAGACGACGAAGACTCTGAAGCGGAATCCGATGAATGGGACCGACCTG CAGTAGATGACGACGAGGTAATCAAGCAGCGCGAAGAGATAATAAAATCTCTTCGTATTTTGG GATATCCTGcgtttttagaaaagcaTGTCTTTGAGCAACAGGTGCCCATTCGGttaattttaaagaaattggGTATATCACTG CCTACTGCGTTGGATGATTTTGAGGATTTAGA CCTCCTTCCCTTGTTAAAGGAAGTCTTAAAACGAGAAGCATCACGTCGTTTAAAGTTACCCCAGTACAATACTATTGATGATGTGGTAAAACAACTGCACAAGGCAAAAAATGTCGTTGTTTTAGTAGGAGCAGGTATCAGTACAAGCTTAGgaattttggatttccgGTCGGATAACGGATTCTATGCTAGGCTTGCTCAGCATGGTTTGTCCGAGCCGTCTGAAATGTTTGATATCCATACATTTAGAGAAGAACCGGGAATCTTTTACACTTTTGCCAAAGAATTGCTTCCAGAAACTCATCACTATTCACCATCGCACGCTTTTATTCGTTTActagaacaaaaaaacaagctttctactttgtttacacaaAACATAGACAATTTGGAAAGAGAAACTGGGCTTTCCGAGGAGAAAGTTGTTCAATGTCATG GTTCTTTTGCTACTGCTACATGTATTCAATGCAAACATAAAGTTGAGGGTTCTTTATTGTACGATGACATTCGAAATCAAAGACTTTCTTATTGTACTGAGTGCAATAAGCCACCCGttaagaaaaggaaactGACAAGTGCAAGTGATCGTGCGTTTTCAGATGTATACAATGgcgaaaatgaaaaagaggaagaagaagaagatatTCCTCAGGCCGGAGTAATGAAGCCTGACATTACCTTTTTCGGTGAGGCGTTACCTgatcaattttttgaaaaagtgGGAAGCGgtgatttggaaaaaacgGACCTTCTGATTTGTATTGGTACATCATTGAAGGTAGCGCCTGTCTCAGAATTAATCAGCTTAGTCCCTGCATCAACTCCCCAAATATACATTTCAAGGACGCCAGTTCGTCATACTCAATTTGATGTAAATTTTATTAGTCCATTCTGCGATTGGGTAATCGTAGAGTTATGCAAGCGGGCCGGATGGTTGGAAGATTTAGAGAAACTTTGCAATGAGCCTAAGTGCCACACTGGAGCCAAGAACAGAGCATGGAATACATCTCTGGATGTACGTTTCCACGAACCCTCGACCTATTACATTAAAAGTAAAGCAGAAGCAGAAGCAGAAGCTTTATGTAAAGAACGTGAAAATGTACCAGGAGAAACGGAGAACGTTTACAAAGATAGCATAGAATCTGATACGAACCAAACTGTTTAG
- the zrt1 gene encoding plasma membrane ZIP zinc transmembrane transporter Zrt1 → MSSLAVTLKNAVAEYQSQNSYQVLRFLLYKREDQDIFQKRDAEPVQCSGDANEYGDYGHMGVRIGAIFVILFTSLIGVWLPLTLSHLMNNQASVVITYFYLFCRYFGSGVILATAFIHLLAPACHKLYDPCVEDLFGSYDWAPGICLISCWFMFIVEVILSRFVEWRYGMSHCHNPNLGTHSHNHEEEGAYGIHSHEHCQEDIENRPGSPKDIEEIKLKSVSNTENSDLVSIEESRKSLLYQQIGAFLVLEAGIILHSVIIGLTTAISGEEFRTLFPVVVFHQAFEGTGLGARLSGMAWPKGFNVQPWIMGGTYALFTPIGMAAGLGAREHWNPLSHGTYAAQGVLDAISSGILIYAGLVELLAQDFLFDPNRERNWLKLSFLLFCAMAGTALMALLGKWA, encoded by the coding sequence ATGTCAAGTCTAGCGGTTACTCTGAAAAACGCTGTTGCTGAATATCAATCTCAAAACTCATACCAAGTGCTTCGGTTCCTCCTATATAAAAGAGAAGATCAAGATATATTTCAAAAGCGTGATGCAGAGCCCGTGCAGTGCTCTGGTGATGCCAACGAGTATGGAGATTATGGTCATATGGGCGTCCGGATTGGTGcaatttttgttattttgtttacttctttGATTGGAGTTTGGCTGCCTCTCACTTTGTCCCATCTCATGAATAACCAGGCAAGTGTTGTGATCACCTATTTTTACTTGTTCTGTCGTTATTTCGGATCTGGTGTCATTTTGGCTACCGCTTTCATTCATCTTTTAGCTCCTGCCTGCCATAAGTTATACGATCCCTGTGTAGAAGACTTATTTGGGAGTTACGACTGGGCTCCTGGTATATGTCTAATTTCTTGTTGGTTCATGTTTATCGTTGAAGTCATACTTTCTCGGTTTGTCGAATGGAGATATGGCATGTCCCATTGTCATAACCCCAATTTAGGTACTCATAGCCATAAccatgaagaagaaggcGCTTACGGTATTCATTCTCATGAACACTGTCAAGAGGACATTGAAAACCGTCCCGGTAGTCCTAAAGATATCGAAGAAATCAAGCTCAAATCAGTCTCCAACACTGAAAACAGTGATTTGGTCTCCATTGAAGAATCTAGAAAATCCTTACTTTATCAGCAAATTGGAGCTTTTCTCGTCTTAGAAGCCGGTATTATTTTACATAGTGTAATTATTGGTTTGACCACAGCTATCTCAGGTGAAGAATTCAGAACTCTATTTCCTGTCGTAGTGTTTCACCAGGCTTTTGAGGGAACTGGTCTAGGTGCTCGTCTTTCAGGTATGGCTTGGCCTAAAGGCTTCAATGTTCAACCCTGGATTATGGGAGGAACTtatgctttgtttactccTATTGGTATGGCCGCAGGTTTGGGTGCTCGTGAACACTGGAATCCTCTTAGTCACGGTACGTACGCTGCTCAGGGTGTGTTGGACGCAATTTCTTCCGGTATCCTTATATATGCTGGTTTGGTTGAATTATTAGCTcaagattttcttttcgacCCTAATAGAGAGCGCAACTGGCTTAAACTTAgctttctcttgttttgtGCAATGGCAGGTACTGCTCTCATGGCCTTGCTTGGAAAATGGGCGTAG